The genomic window TTACTTTGCAATATGAAACACTGGAACTTGACAAGTCCACATTAAGATATACCTTGCATTTATGAAGGGAAAATTACTGCAAGCACTGGTGAAGCTgtaattttctgtcttctctaaTTCACTAGAAAATGTGCTTTCCTTGATTttaggaaacaaaatgcaatgtATTCTCTGGAGAAAAACTGGAAGAGGCTGAACAACCCAGTGATATAGAGGAAGGAGGATTAGATCTCACTGTGTCACTCAAACCTGTCAGTTTCTACATTGGGGACAAAAAGGAAATGCTTCAACAGTGTTTCTGTGTCATAGGGGAGAAGAAACTACAGAAGATGCTGCCTGATACTTTAAAGGTACTGAAATACACTTACCATTTATATACTTACCATAATCTTGAATGCTTGCTTAACAAAGAATACTTATCTCTCAAGCCTAATGCATTTACATTTTAACAGCTGCCTGTATATTTCTCAACTAAAGAAGTTTATATGAAGTCAAGTACCTTTCTTAAGTAGTCTCCCAGTCATGTGTCTGGAAGTGAGACTTCTTAAAGACTTGCTGTAATTATTCCACGTTactccttttgctgctgctcagccattTCTAAACTTCATGTTTAGCTTTAGACTGTCCCTCAGTACTGGTTAGttaaatgcaaaacaatttTCATGGTTATGAGGAGTAAATACAGTTGTGTTGTTCACTAATTAATATGCtgatttgtaaaaaaaatactaatttctgCTTGTGGCAACTGATTTTCTTTGTATGGTATTAAAGCAATGTctgagataagaaaataaagcccATTCTTCATAAACAGCTTCTGAAGTTGTAACTCCTATGGACTAAAGCTGGAGTTTTACTAGCTTAGATCATATGCTTTTTGAGTCTTGTGAACAATAGGACTTAGTAGAAATAAATTAGGCTAGCAGCCTGTACAGAAGAAGAGGCTGCAAGTGAAATGTCATCTGTATAATGCTTGTTAGTAGTTGTAAATTTATTATCTCAAATTTTTATCTTAATGAGTTGTATTATTAATGTAAGCGAGACAGGATTTATTCATTTTAAACACATGGTAAATTGCATACAGGCTCATCCATTTCTCATCtctggcagaagaaaaagaggttGAAAAGCTGGAAGGAAAGACATTACTGAGTTTGTAGGGAAATTGCCTCACAGAACCAAACTTACAATATGACTGTGAGTGTTACAACCTGTTTAGCAGCTCCTAATTTTGGTCCTTGTACACGGTATCATAGttcatttgaaaatgtgaaattacCAAATGTCACCAAGATGTATGAGATGTGAAAATAACTGGAATACCAATAAAATGTATGGTATGTACCAAGCATGAGAAATGGATTGCAGTTTGcatactttatttattttgtgttgtgATACACATCTGTTGGTGTGTTGTCAACGGCATTATTTTCTCCAGTTTGTGGACTTGGATTCAACAGTCGCCTCTGATCTTCACAAGCTTAATTACATAACTCAGCTTCCCCCTAGTGATGGAAAACTAGGAACAATTAGGTCTGCAGTTGTTTGCTGTTCCATTCTTCAGACATATGGTCTGGTGTTTCTGGTGCTCAGTGTTGCAGCTGCAGTAAAAACTCCAAGCCATAGGTCAGGTAACTGATAGTGTGCATTGCTTAATTTTTCAGACAAAATCCATGCATATCCTATTTCTTGTCATAACTGAAACATCTAGTTTTCTACAGCAGTTTCATCAATGCAGATCAGAATATGGGAGAGGCTTTAATCCAAGTTAACTCTTCATTACAGTTAgacattacattttaaattactctCTTCTCAGAAATTTTTAGTAGCTTGTGGTTTGTTTTATCTGTCTTCTTAGAACTGTTCCATGGATGAAATCAAAAGACTTTGCATGGAGCAGTTGGAGCtgttatctgaaaaaaaactgttGAAGATACTTGAAGGTATGAATGAAACTTCAAGACTCCACTGTACACCAGAGAATACTCTGCTTCAACCCCATTTGCACTCTTTCTAGCtacttaaatatatatgtatatatacagaCACACACTAGTAAGTATATATTAGTGTGTACATAATCCCTTAGTTCCACCAAGACACACAGTTCATGTACTTCGATTAAGGATATGACATTCCAGCTTTTCGCTGCTTTATTGAACTTGCAATTGATATTTAAGGAATATAGAACTTTTTTGTAAGCATATTGCTGTCTTGTCAACAAAGAAAAACTCTTTGAGTCGGAGTGCTCCAGAGTATCTTGCTGTTAATTCTGTACTTTATTTTTAGCACATATAGTATTGTACTAAGAATAGCTAATCAGATTTTTTGTAGTCCATTATAAATGTATCTGTAGCTAACAGAAGACTCACAAATaagggttttggttttgactAAGTCTAATTTTAGAAGTTCTGATTTAACTGGGAAAAATCCTCTTCTGCTGATTGCAATAGACTTGATAATTAATAGTAAACCTAATTATGTAGTATTAATTATATCACTTTCCTAAATTTTCATGTTTGAAACTGTGTATATCTAGGCGAAATTGGAGCTGATTCTGATACTGACGAGGAGGCAGATGGAGGAGACAAGACTGGAGGTGATTCAGTCAGTCAGTGAGTAAAAGACAAAACACTTAAACTTAATTTAAGGAGACTGAACAATTCAGAGATTTCTCATGAGAAATTATCAAATATATAATTGAAAGACCTATTTGCTATATCCTTAATTAATTACTCTAGTTGAATGACAGTGAACTGTGACTACTAGCGAGCCCTAAAATTACAGACATGACTTTGTCACTTTGTGACATTAAGTGTGTCTTGAGCACATAACTGGGTTCATAGTGGCATACCACCCATCAGCTGAGTTGTGGTAATTAAACTTTCATACTTCTGTCCTGCAACAGAAGTGGTGTGATTTAGGTTAACTGTCTTTGTGTGAGCTAAGGCAGTAAGCCCCTCCCACTTAGGTCAGTGAATTGTTtaagtgttttttcctttcagctgagatttctctcttctctttcaactTTTCATTCTAGTCCTTCATTCCTTCCCCAGCTGAAGCAGCACTGACACTCACCTGTTTAATGCACTCTGTATAAGGAGTGCTACAGAATGTAGAGTTTCAAGAACAGAGGCTTCTGGTTTCTTACTCTTATCTTGGCATCTAGCAGTTTTGTAAAAGACAGCACTTCTTAaccttttcttaaaatgcttATCTGTTTTTTAAGGACCATTTCTTTGTCAGGAGTTCACCTGTTTGATAGTTTCGATGGAAGTagtgaagggaaaaacaaagttaCTAGTTATCATGCACAATGCATCAAAGTTAGTGAGGCTAACTTGTTTCTAGAAGACTAATAAGCTTTTATGTTTTCAATACTGACCTGATTACAGCTGGTCCACAGATTCAGGACGCACTTAATAAACCTCTGAGACAGTACGAGACAATGCACCAGAGATGAGCAGATTAAAGTAACCTCCTAGCTACTGGTTTGGTTAGTTTATCTAAACCTCCTAAATAAGAACAAACAGGTGGGAAAGGTAGTAACACTAATTCAACTTTCACATTCTGgtcagtatttttctttagcaGAGACCTGGTTTCTGATCCCATCTTTGATTCAAAACAAGCTCTGAAGTTAtcacataattttctttgaTGACTTCTCATCATACAAATATACTAGAAATTGGAGTGAATATAAAGTTatgtttcattcttttccttgtgATACAGTTTTAATACCCTTTGACACAGTTTCTTCTAAGGTTCCATTTGGAGCCCATTGTTAATGTATCCCACTGTGCTATTTGTTGCCTATGGGATCTGTGAATGGGGTCATCATTAGTCAGCTTTAAAAACTAGTTTTCTAATTTTGGACATTGCCCTCTGCTGGCTGTTTAGAAAAGCAGatagaaaaaatttaaaactacaAAATATGCTAAATACTGGGTCTCTTTATGTAGTGTAGTGGTCTCTTTATGTGGAGTAGTCTCTGTTAAGTGATTGATAATTTGCCAGTGAACTTCTAAATAGAATGAGAAGACAGACTTGCTggttaaataataatataaataccCAAGTTTTTTGATTCCCTGAGAAATTATGtgtagttttgggtttttgtttaaGGCCTAATTCACAAGCTATTTACTATTgcaaaatatgtgaaatataCTTTATCTCCAAGATGTATGGCAGAAGTAGTGCTGCTGGATTTCAGTAAGGTTGTTCTGTGTCTGCAAGATGTTTCAAAGCTACTGTTGATACATGTACTTATGAACCTTTGATACAGTAGATTGTGTAAATTCTTTCTTATATAGAAATTATTTGAGCTGGTAAAAatctaaaaagagaaaattaatgaataaaacgacaaaataagaaaaatcagaatttatcAGTTTTTAGCTAGTGGATGTCTGAAGACACTTAACCTATTTTCCCATGCCAGTTAGGAAGTTTTCAGTAACTGAGAGTAAATCAAGAAGAAATTGTGTTCATGAAAGGTAAAAGAAACTGAGGGATGTTGTTCACAGTTGTATAGCAAATTGCTTCCTTTGACAAACAGTGGTTGAGGTGCCCCTAGTTTTGTATCTGTAACATGATAGTTTGGGGTTTCAGACCCCTCCTAACTGGGCAGGCAAAATAAGATGTTTTAGGAATTGGggattttcttctccctttcaaAAATAGCATTCTGCATCGGTGGGTGCTATCTGAGAGCCTTGGCTCCACAATTCAGCTGTGTGCTAGcattaacaaaaagaaaacaaaacagtaaagCTGTTTGGatgatagaaaaataaagggataggagaaaataagaattaCGGTTTTATGTTAATCTTGGAAGTCCAGTGCTCAGTAAGTAGACCAGTGTGATACTTTTACAACTGTAAACAGTTACAAGCCCTTTTTACTAAGTAGTCTAATGTTTGGGCCTTGGGTCAGATTCTTTATAACCTGTTTGTAAATAATTATAAATGCAAGTTTTCAAAACTtcagaaaactgtatttcagcAACAAATCAGTTACTAGAGAGGCTTAAGGtgcaaatgtgaaaaaatagtGAAAACTGCATTGCTAAGACAAGCAAGCATTGTTTGTAATCATTATAATTTAATATGGATTTAAGTTGGTAAATTTGTTTGCCCTGGGAatagaaaagatttttcataataaaaaggCAGTTTCTCTATTTATATAACTGTTAGTTCTTCCTAGGTTATCTTCATTGCTTGTGGCTTTCGtataaattacttctttttcctgCATTCTATTATAacttatttgttttaaatctgaCTTAACTAAATTTTACTAATCAACTAAATCAACTAAACTTAAATTTAGTTGTTTTCATGGAAATGTAAgtgtggaaagggaaaaggtgaGTAGCAAGTTGTACTCTAATCAAGGTGTTTTAACGGATTGGAAACAtccctttgtttctttcattattgtcctttgaaaaaaataaattcaacaaACATACCTTTAGCAATCTGCATATATCAACTGAAATCCAGAAAGCTTGAATCAATACATCTAgagaaatttcaaataaaaaagtgaATGACTGTCAGTCTCTAAAGAGCTGTCTCCTGTCTGTACCAGCTAAAAGTAGCAGGGATTTAGCTAAATTTCTCCAGATACGGGAAATTTGCAAAATTCGGATCTTTATGTAAAGCTTTTAGATGGTATTACATCTAATTGTAAATTGGAGcttccttttttggtttttgcaCATATCCTCATTCTGTTACCGGAAGTGGAAGTCATGAGGCTTTTCTTAAATTTCAACCATGTAAAAGCTTCACATGCTTACATTAGCATGTAAAACAtttgctcttttattttatCACCAGCTTGTTCTGTGTGAAGCATTAGAAATCCTGCAGTAACCatgcagaaaaactgaaaaagcaggGCCTATATTTGCCAGTGAGTGGAAAATGCTGTTGCAATAGataaattttggtttttgtgaGCTCTGTACAGGTTTTTGAATATGCAGTTCTCagatttttgttgctgtttctgtATTACTGTCTGCAGTGGAATACTGTTAAACTGACAGAATTACTGTATACAAACCTTCCAGCTAAACATCAGATATTTAATTGACAGGAGCCAGACAATGTCTTGCAAAAACCAAGTAGGTATTCTTCATCTTGTTCAAGAAGCGTTAGCATGTTTTTGagctatttcttttcttttacctgAATTGATTCTTTAAATATCCTCCAGCAAAACAAGTGAAAGTAAGTTATATGCTGTAGTAGtaaaacattattaaaagaACAAGCATTCTAATGTCATTATAACGATCAATGTTCATATGGGTCTGAGTAAATGATCTTTTGCCTTCAAAATCATTgggcttattttttttcactaagtGAAAATTTGCAGTTTAATATTTGCTCTTTTAAGAATTTATAGgcattttcctgctttgcagTCAAATGTACcatttttgcttattttcttttggaaaggtTAGCAGTTTAAAGTTTTGCCTTGTTATAATGTGTTATGCTCCTGGCTACTGGGCTGTTCACAAGCATGCAATTGCCATCTGATGTTTACCCCTGTAAGACAATTTGGTTATTTTCAGCATTTGGAGTCACTGTAACAACCAGCTACATGAGTCACTGAACAGATACATCAGCATCTGGCTAATTTGCTTCACTGCCTTCTGTTCTTGTGGTGTCCTCAAACATCGCCTGTAACAGGACTGATGGACTTTGCATAGCTCATTAAACTATTTGATTAATACCTGTCTTTTGAGATACCTTTCTTGAGAAGCACTACGTTGTAAGTACTTTgttcccttttgtttttttaaattgctactTAAtgcttattatttattttagttctcATTTGTCATTGAAAACTATCTTTGGAACAAAAATTTGCAGGAATCTTTCAAGGACTGGGGACTTCTGGAAATGGTTTTTAGGCCTGGAATTAAGTGCAAAGGCAAATTTTAATTCAGGAAGGTACATCATGTCAAAAATAACAGAGGTCTCGATCTCAAGTCTCACTGGAGATTTAGGTGAATGAtacttttccttctggtttcCAACCCCGATGACCACTGAAACCTGGTATCCCTGCCACCAGTATTGGAGAGCTACTATCTTAATCCTTAGCCATTTGCTCCTCTGCCAGTACTCCTTTTCCTAacctttgctgtgtttttacCCTACTTTGCATAATCTACTGGAGTTGGGTACCAAATCACCTTCAAACCCAGATGCTTTGAGAACTGTACAAATTCCTGTAGCTAATTGTGTACAGAAACGATTTGTGTGAGCCCAGTTAGGGATTACACTAGTGTGGCACATGCCAACATGAAATGCATGCTCTATATAAAATAAGgtaaatttaaatttacaatGTTTATTAGCAAATAGTAGCTATAGTTAGCTTCTTTCTGCTGAAAAGATCATACTGTGAAAATGTTCTGTTcaaaacaataaattaaaaatgctgagTTTATTGCTTGGAAGATTGACTTTGAACTTAATTGCCATCTTGAGGGAGAAATATGAAAGCTGACAAAAGGGAGAAACTCCAAAGTACTATTGTCACTTACCAGCATAGCATGAAAAAAGAGAGTATTAAATGTGTATAAGGTCCCCTTAATCTAGAATAACCTGTCTTCTGCTCCCATTGTTTGACGACTGTCCTTTCTTAAATGTATACCACAGTACAGataattagggaaaaaatgtttttcactaGCAAACAGATAAAACAAGTTAAAAGCCAAACTGAACCGTGAACTTAAAATGCATCTATTGGGCCAGTAGATGGTGCAAAATGCTTGCCTATGAAACAAAGTCATGAAGGTTCACCAGCAATgcagtccaatccaatccattCTGAAAGGGTAAAACATGCTGTAAAAGTACTTCTGTGTCCTAAAAATTCTTTTGCTGACAGTAGGTAGTCTCTAAAGGAATGTGGGTTTGCTGTAATTATTGTTGAAGTCAAGGCATCAGGAGGAAACTTTACAAGTTTcaatgtgtgattttttttttttaaagtgggtAATTTCTTTTTACACGATTGTTAAAATGGTTGTGGATAATTTCACAGCCAATGAACTATAGCAGTCACTTTGTCTTCTCTCAAGGAGATGATTACAATTCCTCATCAGACATCAAGGTGATACCAAGGTTGTGAAATCTACTATCTGGATACTGCTGGTGCAAGATCCGGATTTTTCAAATGACACTTTGCTGTCCAGTGCAGACATTACTACTGAGTTCAAAATGGTGAAGTATGTGTGTGAAAGAGGATGGGGCAGGCGCAGCCTAAGCTGCTTCTGCTCTTAGTGATGATTAGGGTACATCACAACCTAATTTTGGTCAAGAGTTAAGTAGCTAAAGATAACAAATTGTTAGGagttgctttgaaaaaaaaaaaaaaaaaaaaaaaaaagccaaaaacccAAGTGGTTCCATCCACATCTGCTGACCAGTAGCTGGTCTGAAATCCACATCTCTCCTGGGCTGCTGGCATAGAAGCCCACAAGGTTTGTATCcttgttgctgttgctgctcAGACCTCCTTGTGAATGCAGGCCTCTCTGATGGCAGGTGTAGGCCTGTGATTATCCCCAGTAGCTGATAATGTTCATCTCTGGGGTATCTAGTGCTCTATTATTGTCCCTCAATTTGCCTACTTGCAGAACCTAGTCTATTTTTGGAATTTCACCTCTGGTTTTACAGGCTATTTGATACCTTAGTCCCAGACCTTGCATCCTGCTTTTTGTCTAGACTAGCTTGAGGTTTGCTGGTGAATTACAAGCGTCTGCTTACAGCTGCATGACACTGAAAATCCTGGAGAAGGTgtacatttttcattctgtctgatttctggcagcagagtcctgTAGGCCCTTCTGAGCTGTGGTCCCCTTTGCAGTTGCTGGCATACATGTGTGGGCGTATTTAGATTATTCTCATCTCATTTGGAAAACGAGTTAGTGTAGCCATGTGGCTCAATAAATAGGCAGAACAGACTGGTGTCCGCGTCCAGGGCTTTGCTAGGCAAGTGTATTGACCTGTTTATTGTCCTTAATGAGTTATTGCGTGATACTTTATACATTTATGTTCCAATGGCTAAAaaaaagtgggagaaaaaatgAGAGTCTGTTGATGTAGCCTGTGCCacttcagaaaaggaaatagaaatgaaaataactaTCTCTCAGACGACAATTTCTAGAAATATTATAGTGTTCCTCCTCCTGATAAAACCATCGGGCACATGGAAAAACAACTTGTAGAGCATGAGGAAGATAGGTATGTGTTCACTTTAAGGAAAGCCCTAAAGGCCATTACTGAGAAACAAGTTGTTAGTCATTATATAACATCTGTGACACCAAAATATTGCTTCCTTTTTATAGTGTTGTTAAACTGCCATGGCCAGGAGAACTGCATTGATTCCATATTAATCCAGATGAAGGCAATGACACACTGACATTCAGTTTAGAAATTTGGCAATTCTGTTGTCAAAATGCTCACTGGATGTGGCATCTGAACTCTTCCTGTGATTCTGAATTGTTCCACCTGTGCCTTTCCTGGATGTTTTaccttattttcaaaatttgtgTAACTAATCCGTGTGAAGTACATGAAGGACATTAACCTTTGAAGTGTCTTTTCCTTATACTTGCGTAAAGAGTTGAAATCCTATACATCAAGGGTAGAAGTCTTTAAGTAGGAGAAATAGAGAAATGTGGGTACTGAATACACTGTAGTAGCTGAGTTGTAAACAGTATAAAAGGTATCCCTTTGTGAAGGAAGAAGATTCTGGTTTAGGAGAGGTTGGTGATGGTCTGATGATAATTtcatgaaaacaattttttactttcaaaataaGACAGTAAATAGTACTTGAGTGCAGCAGAAATTACCGTTTTCCCAAACAATTTAATTATGTGACaattttttttgagttttacaGAAAAGCTCCTAATATGAGGAGCGTTTCCTTTGTAACTGCTCAGCTGTGGTTCCTCAGTTATAGCCATTGAGGATTGTTACTCTAAAAGGCAAGGATGCAGTGGAAATTACTGCTTTATCCTTGTGTATcacaaggcaaaacaaaaaaagtttattttcgAGTGCTCAGATTAGCTCTCTGTATTCCTTCTGCCCTTATTCCTACTGTATTCCTTATTCCTTCTGTAGCTGGCTTATTGGCCTACCACCTGataatttttttagtttctaAAAAGTGTTctgttaaattttaaattatggtGATTAAAAtgtgttcttatttttttccagacaggACAACAGTATAGACTCAACTTCTTCTCTGAGAGAAGACAGCAAGGTGGAAGGCCAGGAATCAAAACAAGGTATGTAATAGAGAAAGCTGAAATTTTGTGTTCTTGATATTGGCCAGTGACTAATCCCAGGTAGCTGACAGCTCTCTTGTGAACAGAGAATGAACATACATTGAGAAAGAGTATTTTGTCTTGTGTACTTTCTCTTCTTAAATGCAAAAAACGCAGCTTGTAAGATGTTCAAGCACTACAGTGATTGGCAGGATAGAAAATGCAAAGGCTTGTAAGTTATTGGTGCACATTTGTACTTTCTACAcaagaaaatagtatttttagcCTGCAGTAGTATTTGTTTTATTCCAGTCATTAAATCAGCACATACAGCAATTGCCAATATTAGTTTGTGCATGAAGCACTAGAACTACAGGTCTCagtctgtttattttaatttcgACTGGCTCTAAGCAGAAAGATGAGAAATAGCTTTTCCAGTCAAAGAATGTTGCAAATTCTTCTAAGCTACATTTCTCTTCTGCAAAGATCTAACTTTATTTACTTCTTGCAACTGCTATTTCACAATTCAGAATGTTGTCTTAAAGATGTCTCTTGGAATGACTTTTGAAAcatgtttcttttctgaattagTGAGAAGAGTTAAATGAGAGTCATACATAACAAGAGCACCAAAACTCTCGGGTGTGAGTTGCTATGACTGTGAATAATCCTTTAAATGTTGCTTGTTGTACATTGGAGGAACCTTAGAACTGACAGATTTCCTTCagatttcttctgcttctgtgtTATCAAAGGGAGTTGATGGTTACTGCAAGTGATATCATTGTTGTTTTTTATGACTTAATCAACCAGAGCATCATGATGGATTTGGGCTATAACAGTGGCTCCATTCAAGATGTTAGCTTTTAAGAACTTTTGAGAATATTGTATATATTAGAAAGTATAACTGCAGTCATGCTCCTTCACTGCAGCCTGAGAAGctgtgggaaaaagaaaagtgatctGTAAACTTCTTTTATATGTCTTAACATATATTTTCATGAGCTAAATTTGCTTTCCTGTTAgttttgtttggaatttttGAGGTGCCACATACCTTAGCTGTGTATGTGAGTGCATTCTCAGGGAGAGTGTGCAGAATTCTTAAATCTGAACTTAAATTAGCCTGATACAGAGTGATCATGAGTGAGTAACTGAATTGTGTCTGTAgtacaaaacattttcaatgCTGAATCAACGaaactaatattttaaaatactactATTGttcataaaaacattttgagcTGTTTTgatcttcctttcctctgtccttttttttttaagtagagaAATTGCATTTATAGCTTTTGAAGTAGTGAgtattgatattttttttcacacccTCAGGAATAGGAGGAATGTTGTAAATCCCAAGAAAAATAGATATTTCTAAGTTTTTTGGGCACTTTTCATGTATTAATACCAAGTGCATACAGGTACCATAAAGCATTtatgatgtttaaaaaaaagaataacatttttctaaagtcttctttttcctgtgcagGTGGTAAAAATGGTATTACCAAAAGTAATAATAAGTAATATAATTATAAAGTCTGTGTAATCAGTAACTCTACCATCACCTGAATATACATTATTCATTTTAAGCTGGAAACAATCCTGTCTAAATTTCCACATTTACAAAAGCTGTTGAAAGAGTATGAACTTCTGAGGCCAGTGACAAAAGCAAGTCTTGCTGTAGCCAAATTGAGAAAACAGTTAGTTAGGTTCCATAAgagctttgcttttattttattgagcTGCCTCTtctaattatgtttttaaaaatacactccAACTTTCAACCacaattaaaagtgaaaatctTAAATTCCTCCATGTTTTTACATGGAGTTAAATACATCTAGAAAACTAATTATAAATTCTGAGTAGTTGCACAATAAGTAGAGTTTCTATTAATTCTTAGTCTTTTGTCTCACTAAAGTCCCACTCCTCTTAAAATACATAACATAGCTGAATTTTTGAAGCTGCATTCTGAAAATTTGGTTTACTTAAGAGATAAACGAAAATCAGTTTTGCACTGCAAAAGCtttctttaatataaaatattatgacCCTTTAATTAGGAAACTAGGTAGTGTAACTTCACAGGAGGGAATAAATTTTTCTGGTACTGCTGCTTTGCTATACTGCATGTTCTTTTAGAATGGCATAAAGATGCATTAACACTTGTATAAATTAGCTCTAAATGTTGGTGGAGACAAAGAAGAGGAGTTGGTTatcatacagattttttttctagatttctTTTCACTCTCTTAACTTGGAGAGTAACAGTTTAAGCAGAAGTGATTTTGTAAGTTGAGGTAAAAACAATTCTGTTAGGCAACTGTGTGATAGTTATGTTTGTGTTATAGGTAAGGGAGAAGATAGTGATGTCCTCAGCATAAATGCAGATGCATATGATAGTGACATAGAAGGCCCATGCAATGAAGAAGATGGTCCAGATGTGCAAGAGAGCACTGTCAGAAGTGGAGCTGGCCAGATAGATGACCTTCAGAAGGACATTGAGAAGAGTGTGAATGAGATTCTGGGGTTGGCAGAGTCCAGCCCAAAGGAGACCAAAGCAGCAAACTTAGCTGTTCCTCCATCAGAAGATGTTCAGCCATCAGCACAACAGCTGGAGCTTCTGGAACTTGAGATGAGGGCCAGAGCTATTAAGGCTCTGATGAAAGCTGGTGATGTAAAGAAACATCCCTGAGACTgttcagattttgttttcactATTTGTTCCGAAGAAGGTGATAT from Vidua macroura isolate BioBank_ID:100142 chromosome Z, ASM2450914v1, whole genome shotgun sequence includes these protein-coding regions:
- the CAAP1 gene encoding caspase activity and apoptosis inhibitor 1 isoform X1; the encoded protein is MPGRKSSKEKKRRRSRSCCPEGAPGPDGSDRKRRSTESSYGALEETKCNVFSGEKLEEAEQPSDIEEGGLDLTVSLKPVSFYIGDKKEMLQQCFCVIGEKKLQKMLPDTLKNCSMDEIKRLCMEQLELLSEKKLLKILEGEIGADSDTDEEADGGDKTGGDSVSQQDNSIDSTSSLREDSKVEGQESKQGKGEDSDVLSINADAYDSDIEGPCNEEDGPDVQESTVRSGAGQIDDLQKDIEKSVNEILGLAESSPKETKAANLAVPPSEDVQPSAQQLELLELEMRARAIKALMKAGDVKKHP
- the CAAP1 gene encoding caspase activity and apoptosis inhibitor 1 isoform X2 — protein: MLQQCFCVIGEKKLQKMLPDTLKNCSMDEIKRLCMEQLELLSEKKLLKILEGEIGADSDTDEEADGGDKTGGDSVSQQDNSIDSTSSLREDSKVEGQESKQGKGEDSDVLSINADAYDSDIEGPCNEEDGPDVQESTVRSGAGQIDDLQKDIEKSVNEILGLAESSPKETKAANLAVPPSEDVQPSAQQLELLELEMRARAIKALMKAGDVKKHP